The Streptomyces sp. NBC_00670 genome window below encodes:
- a CDS encoding DUF3817 domain-containing protein has translation MDIKTATALRRLRLVSAPEAISFLLLLVCSVLKRTTDFNAVPVMGAIHGLLFVLYVIFWADAWNRAKWSLGTAALYFVLSVLPTGGFFAERKLRREAEDAVIAARARREGVVGA, from the coding sequence GTGGACATCAAGACCGCCACCGCCCTGCGCCGGCTCCGACTGGTCTCCGCCCCCGAGGCCATCTCCTTCCTGCTCCTCCTCGTCTGCTCCGTGCTGAAGCGGACCACGGACTTCAACGCGGTGCCCGTGATGGGCGCGATCCACGGACTCCTCTTCGTCCTCTACGTGATCTTCTGGGCCGACGCCTGGAACCGGGCCAAGTGGAGCCTCGGCACCGCCGCGCTCTACTTCGTCCTCTCCGTCCTGCCCACCGGCGGCTTCTTCGCCGAGCGCAAGCTGCGCCGGGAGGCCGAGGACGCCGTGATCGCCGCCCGCGCCCGCCGCGAAGGGGTGGTCGGCGCATGA
- a CDS encoding AIM24 family protein: MTGDAVKAKNGSMVAYDGQIAFKKLSGGGEGLRGMVTRRLTGEQMTVMEARGHGTCWFADRASEINLVSLQGDTLYVESSNLLVTDAGLRTGTTFTGLRGASQGNGLFTTTVEGHGQAALLSDGPAVVLRVSAQYPLTVDPGAYIAHQGNVRQSFQSGVTFRTFMGEGGGEAFQIRFEGDGLVYVQPSERNMIAGDV, from the coding sequence ATGACCGGCGACGCCGTGAAGGCGAAGAACGGCTCCATGGTCGCGTACGACGGGCAGATCGCCTTCAAGAAGCTCAGCGGCGGCGGTGAGGGCCTGCGGGGGATGGTGACCCGGCGGCTCACCGGCGAGCAGATGACGGTGATGGAGGCGCGCGGGCACGGCACCTGCTGGTTCGCCGACCGCGCCTCCGAGATAAATCTCGTCTCCCTCCAGGGGGACACGTTGTACGTCGAGTCCAGCAACCTGCTCGTCACGGACGCCGGCCTGCGCACGGGGACGACGTTCACGGGGCTGCGCGGCGCCTCGCAGGGCAACGGGCTGTTCACCACGACGGTGGAGGGGCACGGACAGGCGGCCCTGCTGTCGGACGGTCCGGCGGTGGTGCTGCGGGTGAGCGCGCAGTATCCGCTGACGGTGGATCCGGGGGCGTACATCGCGCACCAGGGGAACGTCCGGCAGTCCTTCCAGTCGGGGGTGACGTTCCGCACGTTCATGGGCGAGGGCGGCGGCGAGGCGTTCCAGATCCGGTTCGAGGGGGACGGCCTGGTGTATGTGCAGCCGAGCGAGCGGAACATGATCGCGGGGGATGTGTGA
- a CDS encoding acetyl-CoA C-acetyltransferase, whose protein sequence is MTGTNSTTSVIVAGARTPMGRLLGSLKSFSGADLGGFAIKAALDRAGIGGDQVQYVIMGQVLQAGAGQIPARQAAVKAGIPMSVPALTINKVCLSGLDAIALADQLIRAGEFDVIVAGGQESMTNAPHLLPKSREGYKYGAVQMLDAMAYDGLTDSFENIAMGESTEKHNTRLGIAREAQDEIAALSHQRAAAAQKNGLFEAEITPVEIPQRKGEPVVFSKDEGIRPETTAESLGKLRPAFSRDGTITAGSSSQISDGAAAVVVMSRAKAEELGLEWIAEIGAHGNVAGPDNSLQSQPSNAIRHALGKEGLEIGDLDLIEINEAFAAVAVQSMKDLGISSEKVNVNGGAIALGHPIGMSGARLVLHLALELKRRGGGVGAAALCGGGGQGDALILRVRGA, encoded by the coding sequence ATGACCGGAACGAACAGCACGACCTCGGTGATCGTCGCGGGCGCGCGCACGCCCATGGGGCGCCTGCTGGGCTCCCTGAAGTCCTTCTCCGGAGCCGATCTCGGCGGCTTCGCGATCAAGGCCGCCCTCGACCGCGCGGGCATCGGCGGCGACCAGGTGCAGTACGTGATCATGGGCCAGGTACTCCAGGCCGGGGCGGGCCAGATCCCGGCGCGGCAGGCCGCGGTCAAGGCCGGCATCCCGATGAGCGTCCCGGCGCTCACCATCAACAAGGTGTGCCTGTCCGGTCTCGACGCCATCGCGCTCGCCGACCAGCTGATCCGCGCCGGGGAGTTCGACGTGATCGTCGCCGGCGGCCAGGAGTCCATGACCAACGCCCCGCACCTGCTGCCGAAGTCCCGCGAGGGCTACAAGTACGGCGCCGTCCAGATGCTCGACGCGATGGCGTACGACGGCCTCACCGACTCCTTCGAGAACATCGCCATGGGCGAGTCCACCGAGAAGCACAACACCCGGCTCGGCATCGCCCGCGAGGCGCAGGACGAGATCGCCGCGCTCTCCCACCAGCGGGCCGCCGCCGCCCAGAAGAACGGCCTGTTCGAGGCCGAGATCACCCCCGTGGAGATCCCGCAGCGCAAGGGCGAGCCGGTCGTCTTCAGCAAGGACGAGGGCATCCGGCCCGAGACGACCGCCGAGTCGCTCGGCAAGCTGCGCCCCGCGTTCAGCAGGGACGGCACGATCACCGCGGGCTCCTCCTCGCAGATCTCCGACGGCGCCGCGGCCGTCGTCGTGATGAGCAGGGCCAAGGCCGAGGAGCTGGGCCTGGAGTGGATCGCCGAGATCGGCGCCCACGGCAACGTGGCCGGGCCGGACAACTCCCTGCAGTCCCAGCCGTCGAACGCGATCCGTCACGCGCTCGGCAAGGAGGGCCTGGAGATCGGCGACCTCGACCTCATCGAGATCAACGAGGCCTTCGCGGCCGTCGCCGTGCAGTCAATGAAGGACCTGGGGATCTCCTCCGAAAAGGTGAATGTGAACGGTGGCGCGATCGCGCTCGGTCACCCCATCGGCATGTCCGGCGCACGGCTCGTCCTGCACCTGGCGCTGGAGCTGAAGCGGCGCGGCGGCGGGGTCGGCGCGGCGGCGCTGTGCGGGGGCGGCGGCCAGGGCGACGCGCTGATCCTGCGGGTACGGGGCGCCTGA
- a CDS encoding AIM24 family protein, producing the protein MPGVPGGPVVHDPMTLPVDDNVNAYTFCVELKGGQWFLQKGKMIAYYGSIDFNGIGHGRLDRLVRTSFHSPLHASDWVVAEGSGKMLLADRAFDVNSYDLEDGNLTIRSGNLLAFQPTLALKQSIVPGFLTLIGTGKFVAASNGPVVFMEPPIRVDPQALVGWADCPSPCHHYDHGYLTGVMGGLRAMTGIGGASGEEHQFEFVGAGTVLLQSSEALMAEQATGAVPAEPGVPGGGGAPGGHGQGQGAGSPRLPGQLGDLQRRFGL; encoded by the coding sequence ATGCCCGGTGTGCCCGGCGGGCCGGTGGTCCACGACCCCATGACGCTGCCGGTGGACGACAACGTCAACGCGTACACCTTCTGCGTGGAACTCAAGGGCGGCCAGTGGTTCCTGCAGAAGGGGAAGATGATCGCCTACTACGGGTCGATCGACTTCAACGGCATCGGGCACGGCCGGCTGGACCGTCTGGTGCGTACGTCGTTCCATTCGCCTTTGCACGCGAGCGACTGGGTGGTGGCGGAGGGCTCGGGCAAGATGCTCCTGGCCGACCGGGCCTTCGACGTCAACTCGTACGACCTGGAGGACGGCAATCTGACCATTCGCTCGGGCAATCTTCTCGCTTTTCAGCCAACTCTCGCGCTGAAGCAGTCGATCGTTCCGGGGTTCCTGACGCTCATCGGCACGGGCAAGTTCGTGGCGGCCTCCAACGGTCCGGTGGTGTTCATGGAGCCGCCGATCCGGGTGGACCCGCAGGCACTGGTCGGGTGGGCCGACTGCCCCTCGCCCTGCCACCACTACGACCACGGCTATCTGACGGGGGTGATGGGCGGTCTACGTGCGATGACGGGGATCGGCGGGGCCTCCGGGGAGGAGCACCAGTTCGAGTTCGTGGGGGCAGGCACGGTGCTGCTGCAGTCCTCCGAGGCTCTGATGGCGGAGCAGGCGACGGGGGCGGTGCCGGCGGAGCCGGGTGTGCCCGGCGGGGGCGGGGCACCCGGGGGTCATGGGCAGGGGCAGGGAGCGGGGTCACCGCGTCTTCCCGGACAGCTGGGTGATCTCCAGCGTCGCTTCGGGCTGTGA
- a CDS encoding PepSY domain-containing protein: MKRNIVLAVVTAAVLVGGGTATALAVADDGGAGAGAGSSDRSSSSAGRDDDRRDGRDDDRREDRDDDGRHGRDDDRDDDGRDDDSVAMSSAKVTAAEAIAAAVRHTPGAVVEAELDHAVWSVEVLSSDDSWRDVRVDPESGKVTGVRVEHEDAEDVAEARGALKGASTSAEEAARAVASKGAVTSVELDERGWEAEAVASGGGERDWTVGLRDTDVTAGHP, encoded by the coding sequence ATGAAGCGGAACATCGTACTGGCGGTCGTCACGGCGGCGGTGCTGGTGGGGGGCGGTACGGCGACGGCGCTGGCCGTCGCGGACGACGGCGGGGCGGGGGCCGGGGCCGGCTCCTCGGACCGGTCTTCGTCGTCGGCCGGGCGGGACGACGACCGGCGTGACGGACGGGACGACGACCGGCGTGAGGACCGCGACGACGACGGGCGTCACGGGCGCGACGACGACCGGGACGACGACGGGCGCGACGACGACTCCGTCGCCATGTCCTCCGCGAAGGTGACCGCCGCCGAGGCGATCGCGGCGGCGGTGCGGCACACACCGGGCGCGGTGGTGGAGGCCGAGCTGGACCACGCGGTGTGGTCGGTGGAGGTGCTGTCCTCGGACGACTCCTGGCGTGACGTGCGGGTGGACCCGGAGAGCGGGAAGGTGACGGGGGTGCGGGTCGAGCACGAGGACGCGGAGGACGTGGCGGAGGCGCGGGGGGCGTTGAAGGGGGCGTCGACCTCGGCGGAGGAGGCGGCGCGGGCGGTCGCGTCGAAGGGGGCGGTGACGTCCGTGGAGCTGGACGAGCGGGGGTGGGAGGCGGAGGCGGTCGCCTCCGGCGGGGGTGAGCGGGACTGGACGGTCGGTCTGCGCGACACGGACGTGACCGCCGGTCACCCGTAG
- a CDS encoding response regulator transcription factor, with product MRLLIVEDEKRLALSLAKGLTAEGYAVDVVHDGREGLHRATEGPYDLVVLDIMLPGMNGYRICAALRAAGHDVPILMLTAKDGEYDEAEGLDTGADDYLTKPFSYVVLVARVKALLRRRARPGPSPVHVRGGLTVDTAARRVLRDGTEVALTAKEFAVLEHLVVRAGEVVSKAEILDHVWDFAYDGDPNIVEVYISALRRKLGAERIRTVRGAGYRLEAR from the coding sequence GTGCGCCTGTTGATCGTGGAGGACGAGAAGCGGCTCGCCCTGTCGCTCGCGAAGGGCCTGACCGCCGAGGGCTACGCCGTGGACGTCGTCCACGACGGCCGCGAGGGCCTGCACCGGGCCACCGAGGGACCGTACGACCTGGTCGTTCTCGACATCATGCTGCCCGGCATGAACGGCTACCGGATCTGCGCCGCCCTGCGCGCCGCCGGCCACGACGTGCCGATCCTCATGCTCACCGCGAAGGACGGCGAGTACGACGAGGCCGAGGGCCTGGACACCGGCGCCGACGACTACCTCACCAAGCCGTTCTCCTACGTCGTCCTCGTCGCCCGGGTGAAGGCCCTGCTGCGCCGCCGCGCCCGCCCGGGCCCCTCGCCCGTGCACGTCCGCGGCGGCCTGACCGTCGACACCGCCGCCCGCCGTGTGCTGCGCGACGGCACCGAGGTCGCCCTGACCGCCAAGGAGTTCGCCGTCCTGGAACACCTGGTCGTGCGCGCGGGCGAAGTGGTCTCCAAGGCCGAGATCCTCGACCACGTCTGGGACTTCGCCTACGACGGCGACCCCAACATCGTCGAGGTCTACATCAGCGCCCTGCGCCGCAAGCTGGGCGCCGAGCGCATCCGGACCGTGCGCGGCGCCGGGTACCGGCTGGAGGCGCGGTGA
- a CDS encoding MarR family winged helix-turn-helix transcriptional regulator translates to METETATRWLTDAEQCAWRTHLEVNRLLTYQLEKDLQPFGLTINDYEILVNLSESEGVRMRMSDLAAATLQSKSRLSHQITRMENADLVRRENCESDRRGLFAVLTAHGMDMMQKVAPHHVASVRRHFIDLLSQEDLEQLHKSLRPIAEQLRTQRGKP, encoded by the coding sequence ATGGAGACCGAGACGGCCACCCGCTGGCTGACCGATGCGGAGCAGTGCGCCTGGCGCACCCACCTGGAGGTCAACAGGCTGTTGACGTACCAGCTCGAGAAGGACCTGCAGCCGTTCGGCCTGACAATCAACGACTACGAGATCCTGGTGAACCTCTCCGAGTCGGAGGGCGTACGGATGCGGATGAGCGACCTCGCGGCCGCCACCCTGCAGTCCAAGAGCCGGCTTTCGCACCAGATCACCCGCATGGAGAACGCCGACCTGGTGCGGCGCGAGAACTGCGAGTCCGACCGCCGCGGGCTCTTCGCGGTGCTGACCGCACATGGCATGGACATGATGCAGAAGGTGGCGCCCCACCATGTCGCCTCCGTCCGGCGGCACTTCATCGATCTGCTGTCGCAGGAGGACCTGGAGCAGCTGCACAAGTCGCTGCGGCCGATCGCGGAGCAGCTGCGGACGCAGCGCGGCAAGCCGTGA
- a CDS encoding MTH1187 family thiamine-binding protein, with protein sequence MIVAFSVTPLGVGEDVGEYVADAVRVVRASGLPHRTDAMFTSIEGEWDEVMDVVKRAVAAVEARAPRVSLVLKADLRPGVTDGLTSKVATVERHLSADPTPSGD encoded by the coding sequence ATGATCGTCGCCTTCTCCGTGACGCCGCTGGGCGTCGGCGAGGACGTGGGGGAGTACGTCGCCGACGCCGTCCGGGTCGTCCGCGCCTCCGGACTGCCGCACCGCACCGACGCCATGTTCACCTCGATCGAGGGCGAGTGGGACGAGGTCATGGACGTCGTCAAGCGCGCGGTCGCCGCCGTCGAGGCGCGCGCCCCGCGCGTCTCCCTCGTGCTGAAGGCGGACCTCCGCCCCGGCGTCACCGACGGCCTCACCAGCAAGGTCGCCACCGTCGAGCGTCACCTCTCGGCGGATCCCACGCCCTCCGGGGACTGA
- a CDS encoding sensor histidine kinase — MTRWRPFGSVRARATLAATCVVAVALLAAGAALVLSLRANLVGQADTQAESAARRVASQLAAGIAYARLDWPDEEDHPVRVADEWGRPVAASEDLRAVDGTPVHVVRTTPTPTPSASATSGPSGGSDDDGSGDESDDHGGDRTDDHHGGGRGGDDDNAAGGDDEDDDPAVGEISDDVTHTAGTATVDDDTRDYRFAALEVTTPGDVTLTVRAGAPLDAEQGAVGTALTTLAVGLPLLLLTVAGVTWLVTRRALRPVEGIRAEMAAITASEDLARRVPVPGTGDEVARLARTTNRTLTALEASVERQRRFVADASHELRSPLASLRTQLEVGAAHPELLDVDGAVEDTVRLQHLAADLLLLARLDAGERPGDARVPLDALAREAARGREAVVVEQAEEVAVTGSRGQLARVLANLLDNGRRHARQRVTVTVRRDGDRAVVTVADDGPGIPADQRERVFERFVRLDDARARDDGGTGLGLAIARDIARRHGGTLTAAEAPGGGALFTLRLPVAPD; from the coding sequence GTGACCCGGTGGCGGCCGTTCGGCTCCGTACGGGCGCGGGCCACGCTCGCCGCGACCTGCGTGGTGGCCGTCGCGCTGCTCGCCGCCGGGGCCGCGCTGGTGCTGTCGCTGCGCGCCAACCTCGTCGGGCAGGCGGATACCCAGGCCGAGTCCGCCGCCCGCCGGGTCGCCTCCCAGCTGGCCGCGGGCATCGCCTACGCCAGGCTCGACTGGCCGGACGAGGAGGACCACCCGGTACGGGTGGCGGACGAATGGGGCCGGCCGGTGGCGGCCAGTGAGGACCTGCGGGCCGTCGACGGCACCCCCGTGCACGTCGTACGCACCACGCCCACCCCCACCCCGAGCGCCTCCGCCACGTCGGGCCCTTCCGGCGGCTCGGACGACGACGGTTCCGGCGACGAATCCGACGACCACGGCGGCGACCGTACCGACGACCACCACGGCGGTGGCCGCGGCGGTGACGACGACAACGCCGCCGGCGGTGACGACGAGGACGACGACCCCGCCGTCGGCGAGATCTCCGACGACGTCACGCACACCGCCGGCACCGCCACCGTCGACGACGACACCCGCGACTACCGGTTCGCCGCCCTGGAGGTCACCACCCCCGGCGACGTCACCCTCACCGTCCGGGCCGGCGCCCCGCTCGACGCCGAGCAGGGCGCGGTCGGCACCGCCCTGACGACGCTCGCGGTCGGACTGCCGCTGCTGCTCCTGACCGTGGCCGGGGTGACCTGGCTGGTGACCCGGCGCGCCCTGCGCCCGGTGGAGGGCATCCGCGCCGAGATGGCCGCGATCACCGCCTCCGAGGACCTGGCCCGCCGGGTCCCCGTGCCCGGCACCGGCGACGAGGTCGCCCGGCTGGCCCGTACGACCAACCGGACGCTCACCGCCCTGGAGGCGTCGGTGGAGCGGCAGCGGCGGTTCGTCGCGGACGCCTCGCACGAGCTGCGCAGCCCGCTGGCCTCCCTGCGCACCCAGCTCGAAGTGGGCGCCGCCCACCCGGAGCTGCTCGACGTGGACGGGGCCGTCGAGGACACCGTGCGGCTCCAGCACCTCGCCGCCGACCTGCTGCTGCTCGCCCGGCTGGACGCGGGGGAGCGGCCGGGCGACGCACGCGTCCCCCTGGACGCGCTGGCCCGGGAGGCGGCACGGGGCCGGGAGGCAGTCGTGGTTGAGCAGGCCGAGGAGGTCGCGGTCACCGGGTCCCGGGGGCAGTTGGCCCGGGTCCTGGCCAACCTGCTGGACAACGGCCGGCGGCACGCCCGGCAGCGGGTCACGGTGACCGTGCGCCGGGACGGCGACCGCGCCGTCGTCACCGTCGCGGACGACGGTCCCGGCATCCCCGCCGACCAGCGTGAACGCGTCTTCGAACGGTTCGTCCGGCTGGACGACGCCCGCGCCCGCGACGACGGCGGCACGGGCCTCGGGCTGGCCATCGCCAGGGACATCGCCCGCCGCCACGGCGGCACCCTGACGGCCGCGGAGGCCCCCGGCGGCGGAGCCCTGTTCACGCTGCGCCTGCCGGTGGCGCCCGATTAG
- a CDS encoding AIM24 family protein, with protein sequence MPFREINSKMVEATVAPGQRLFSQRGAMLAYKGEVSFTPNMQGGQGGLMSMIGRRVANEATPLMTVEGSGTVLFGHGGHHVQVIQLAGDTLYVEADRLLAFDGALQQGTVFLGSQGGVMGMVRGQVTGQGLFTTSLKGHGAVAVMAHGGVFEVPITPQRPVHVDPQAYVAHHGDVRNKLSTALGWRDMVGRGSGEAFQLELSGSGSVYVQASEEKL encoded by the coding sequence ATGCCGTTCCGTGAGATCAACTCGAAGATGGTCGAGGCGACGGTCGCGCCGGGGCAGCGGCTGTTCAGTCAGCGGGGCGCGATGCTCGCGTACAAGGGTGAGGTGTCCTTCACGCCCAACATGCAGGGCGGTCAGGGCGGGCTGATGTCGATGATCGGCCGCCGGGTGGCCAACGAGGCGACACCGCTGATGACGGTGGAGGGCAGCGGCACGGTGCTGTTCGGGCACGGCGGCCATCACGTCCAGGTGATCCAGCTCGCCGGGGACACCTTGTACGTGGAGGCGGACCGGTTGCTCGCCTTCGACGGCGCGCTCCAGCAGGGCACGGTGTTCCTGGGCTCGCAGGGCGGGGTGATGGGCATGGTGCGCGGGCAGGTCACCGGGCAGGGCCTGTTCACCACGAGTCTGAAGGGGCACGGCGCGGTGGCGGTGATGGCGCACGGCGGGGTGTTCGAGGTGCCGATCACCCCGCAGCGCCCGGTCCATGTGGACCCGCAGGCCTACGTCGCCCATCACGGCGACGTGCGCAACAAGCTGTCGACGGCGCTGGGCTGGCGGGACATGGTGGGCCGCGGCTCGGGCGAGGCCTTCCAGCTGGAGCTGAGCGGCAGTGGCTCGGTATACGTGCAGGCGTCGGAGGAGAAGCTGTGA
- the meaB gene encoding methylmalonyl Co-A mutase-associated GTPase MeaB, with amino-acid sequence MQDVATLVAQAREGRPRAVARLISLVEGASPQLREVMAALAPLTGGAYVVGLTGSPGVGKSTSTSALVTAYRRAGKRVGVLAVDPSSPFSGGALLGDRVRMSEHASDPGVYIRSMATRGHLGGLAWAAPQAIRVLDAAGCEVILVETVGVGQSEVEIASQADTSVVLLAPGMGDGIQAAKAGILEIGDVYVVNKADRDGADATARELNHMLGLGEARGPGDWRPPIVKTVAARGEGVEEVVEALEKHRAWMEERDVLAERRRARAAREVETIAVTALRERIGDLHGDRRLSALADRIVGGELDPYGAADELVEGLVGGAP; translated from the coding sequence ATGCAGGACGTCGCCACGCTGGTCGCCCAGGCGAGGGAGGGCCGGCCGCGTGCCGTGGCCCGGCTGATCTCCCTGGTGGAGGGGGCGTCCCCGCAGCTCAGGGAGGTCATGGCCGCGCTCGCCCCGCTCACCGGCGGAGCGTACGTGGTGGGGCTCACGGGGTCGCCGGGAGTCGGCAAGTCGACGTCCACGTCGGCGCTGGTCACCGCGTACCGCAGGGCCGGGAAGCGGGTCGGCGTGCTCGCCGTCGACCCGTCCTCGCCGTTCTCCGGGGGCGCGCTGCTCGGCGACCGGGTGCGGATGTCGGAGCACGCCTCCGATCCCGGCGTGTACATCCGTTCGATGGCGACGCGCGGGCACCTGGGCGGACTCGCCTGGGCGGCGCCCCAGGCGATCCGGGTACTGGACGCGGCGGGCTGCGAGGTGATCCTCGTCGAGACGGTGGGTGTCGGGCAGTCGGAGGTGGAGATCGCCTCGCAGGCCGACACCTCGGTGGTCCTGCTGGCGCCCGGGATGGGCGACGGCATCCAGGCCGCCAAGGCGGGCATCCTCGAGATCGGCGACGTCTACGTCGTCAACAAGGCCGACCGCGACGGTGCCGACGCGACGGCCCGCGAGCTGAACCACATGCTCGGCCTCGGCGAGGCACGGGGCCCGGGCGACTGGCGCCCCCCGATCGTCAAGACGGTCGCCGCACGCGGCGAGGGCGTCGAGGAGGTCGTCGAGGCGCTGGAGAAGCACCGGGCGTGGATGGAGGAGCGGGACGTACTGGCCGAGCGCCGCCGGGCGCGGGCGGCGCGCGAGGTCGAGACCATCGCGGTCACGGCGCTGCGGGAACGCATCGGCGACCTGCATGGAGACCGCCGCCTGAGCGCCCTGGCGGACCGCATCGTAGGGGGCGAACTGGATCCTTATGGGGCGGCGGACGAGTTGGTGGAGGGGCTGGTCGGGGGCGCCCCGTAA
- the mce gene encoding methylmalonyl-CoA epimerase: MLTRIDHIGIACHDLDATVEFYRATYGFEVFHTEVNEAQGVREAMLRINGTDDGGASYLQLLEPVREDSTVAKWLAKNGEGVHHIAFGTADVDTEAADIRDKGVRVLYEEPRSGSMGSRITFLHPKDCHGVLTELVTSAAVESAEH; the protein is encoded by the coding sequence ATGCTGACGCGAATCGACCACATCGGGATCGCCTGTCACGACCTCGACGCGACCGTCGAGTTCTACCGGGCCACGTACGGCTTCGAGGTGTTCCACACCGAGGTCAACGAGGCACAGGGCGTGCGCGAGGCCATGCTGCGGATCAACGGCACGGACGACGGCGGCGCCTCCTACCTCCAACTGCTCGAACCCGTCCGCGAGGACTCCACCGTCGCCAAGTGGCTGGCCAAAAATGGCGAGGGAGTGCACCACATCGCCTTCGGCACGGCGGACGTCGACACCGAGGCGGCGGACATCCGGGACAAGGGCGTACGCGTCCTGTACGAGGAGCCACGGAGCGGCTCCATGGGGTCGCGGATCACCTTCCTGCACCCCAAGGACTGTCATGGCGTACTGACAGAACTGGTCACTTCGGCGGCTGTTGAGTCGGCGGAGCACTGA
- a CDS encoding ArsR/SmtB family transcription factor → MPSRLHFAEEDFLSCRFAVSPLWETQDVVRTLKRPERHGYHARWLRRVAPAVARLDLTPLWLLMPRFGHTPDWLSPPPIGPSARFEEEIAAVRAADPEAAREDTARSLADTPGALESAYGRAWLADPVRMIRELADAVEEVWYTLVAPDWPRLRALLEADVAFHSRRLAEVGLGGLLPEINRRFGWHAGTLTVEYRGEHERRLDGRGLVLMPSVFVWPDVVSTFEPPWQPTLVYPARGIGGLWAEPAEGTPQALVRLLGRGRAAVLAALDEPAGTTALAHRLRLAPSSVSAHLATLREAGLLLSRRYGHQVLYERTPLGIALLAGGGGAQSPEGVGSAER, encoded by the coding sequence GTGCCCTCGCGGCTGCACTTCGCCGAGGAGGACTTCCTGTCCTGCCGGTTCGCCGTGTCGCCCCTGTGGGAGACGCAGGACGTCGTACGGACGCTGAAGCGGCCGGAGCGGCACGGGTATCACGCGCGCTGGCTGCGCCGGGTCGCGCCGGCCGTGGCGCGTCTTGACCTGACGCCGCTGTGGCTGCTGATGCCCCGCTTCGGGCACACCCCGGACTGGCTGTCCCCGCCGCCGATCGGGCCCTCGGCCCGGTTCGAGGAGGAGATCGCGGCGGTGCGCGCGGCCGACCCGGAGGCGGCGCGCGAGGACACCGCGCGGTCGCTCGCGGACACACCGGGGGCGCTGGAGTCGGCGTACGGCCGGGCCTGGCTCGCCGACCCGGTGCGGATGATCCGGGAGCTGGCGGACGCGGTGGAGGAGGTCTGGTACACCCTCGTCGCCCCGGACTGGCCCCGGCTGCGGGCGCTGCTGGAGGCCGACGTGGCGTTCCATTCGCGGCGGCTGGCGGAGGTGGGGCTCGGGGGGCTGCTGCCGGAGATCAACCGGCGGTTCGGCTGGCACGCGGGGACGCTGACCGTCGAGTACCGGGGGGAGCACGAGCGGCGCCTGGACGGGCGGGGGCTCGTGCTGATGCCGAGCGTCTTCGTGTGGCCGGACGTCGTCAGTACGTTCGAGCCGCCGTGGCAGCCGACGCTCGTCTATCCGGCGCGCGGCATCGGCGGGCTGTGGGCGGAGCCGGCCGAGGGAACGCCTCAGGCGCTGGTACGGCTGCTGGGGCGCGGCCGGGCGGCCGTGCTCGCCGCGCTGGACGAGCCGGCCGGCACCACCGCGCTCGCCCACCGGCTGCGGCTCGCGCCCTCGTCGGTCTCGGCGCATCTGGCGACGCTGCGCGAGGCCGGGCTGCTGCTCTCACGGCGCTACGGCCACCAGGTGCTGTACGAGCGGACGCCGCTCGGGATCGCGCTGCTGGCGGGGGGCGGCGGGGCTCAGTCCCCGGAGGGCGTGGGATCCGCCGAGAGGTGA